TCCCCCGCCCAATCGGCGAATGACTATGGTTGTGTAGTATTCATTACTGTGGCACCCAAGTCAATATCGGGTCAGCCTTCGCGAGCGTACCGATCGCAACTGCGGCAGCAGCAGGCGGAGGCGACGCGGTCGCGGGTGTTCGCCGCGGCCGCTGAACGGTTCGCCGCCGACGGGTACGCGCGCACGACACTCGCGAAGATCGCCGCGGCAGCCGGGGTGTCCGCCGAAACCGTTCAGGGACAGGGCCCGAAGGCCGCGCTGCTGATCGCCGCGGTCGAATACTCCGCGGTCGGCGTGGCCGGTGAAGAGAGCGTCTTGAACCTCGACATCGGCCGCAGACTTCTGGAGATCGACGACCTCGACGAGGCATTGGACTACCTTGCCGAGGCCGCGGTGGTCATCCACCAGCGGACCGCGCCGTTGGCGCCTGCACTCTTCGGCGGCGCCAACGCAGACCCCGAACTCGAGCAGTATCTCAACGCCCTGATCGCGAGCATCAACAGCCAATTTCGCCGGGTACTCGGCGCGCTCGGCGACCGAAAGTGGATCCGTGTCGATGTGCCCTTCGACGAACTGGTCGAAACTGCGGCGGTGGTCTGCAGCGTCGAGACCTACCTGCGGATCGTCCACCGCGACGAGTGGACCGTCGACGCCTACCGCGCTTGGTGTCGCCGCATGCTCGCTGAGACGGTTTTCGTCTCGTCGCGGTCGACGTCAAAACGACCAGCCAAGTAGCCGATCGGCTACCCTCGTCGATGTGACGTCCACAAAGGATGGCCTCAAGTTCAGCGAGATCACCCGCACCGCCGCCCAGACCCGCGTGCTTGATGCGGCGTTGAAGCTGATCGCCGAGCACGGCGTCAGTGGGACCTCGTTACAGATGATCGCCGACGAGATGGGTGTGACGAAGGCGGCCGTGTACCGCCAGTTCAAGACGAAGGACGAGATCGTCATCGCCATCACGGAGCGAGAGATGAGCAAGCTCGAGGATGTGCTGGAAGCCGCCGAGGCCGAGGGGCATCCGCTGCGGGCACGCGCGGTGCTGCTCGACCGGATGGTCGAGCAGGCGATCGACCGCCGTGACGCCTTCCGTGTCCCGATGTTCGATCCGGTCATCATCCGCCTGCAGGCCGAGTACGAACCATTTCAACGGTTCATCGAGCGCCTCTACGCCGCGCTGCTCGGCACGGAAGCCGGTGTCGAGGCGCGTCTGCACGCGGCGATGCTCTCGAGCGCGATCAGCGTCGCGGTCATGCACCCGTTGCTCGCCGACGTCGACGGTGAGACGCTACGCACACAGCTGAAGCAGATGACCAGCCGCATGCTCGGCCTCCCCGAATGACCGTGCACCACATGGGCGATGACCAGGAGATCCGCAGCCTCGTCCACCGGTATGCCGATGCCGCATCCCGACGGGACCCGGCAGGCGTGGCAAGCACACTCACGACCGAGGGCACCTGGTACGCGCCGGAGTTGGGCCGCTTCACCGGCCGCGACGCGATGCTGTCGTTCTTCACGTCGATGCTCGACGGCTGGAACGTCTTCCTGCAGGCGCTGATGTCCGGGGTGGTCGTGATCGACGAGTCGAATCCCAATCGCGCCGTTGGCCGTTGGTTCGTTCAGGAGAGCGGTCAGCGCGCCGCGGGCACCAACCTGATCATCTCGGGCGTCTACCACGACGAGTACGTCCGCGACGGCAGCGCGTGGCTGATCCTTCACCGCCGGTACGACGCGCTGCTGCGAAACACCGACGGGGAGGTGACGACGCAGCCGTTTCCGGCGGACGCGCCTGCGATCGGTTAAGGCTCTACGGGGGTGACGAACAGTTGGTCGGTGGCGCTGTATGGATCTGACCCACCGTCGGCGACCTGCGACGCGAGGCGATCCAGATCGGGGTGACTTCGCAGACGCGTCTGCGCCAGGGACAGGATCTGCGCACGCGCACGCGCCATGCGGCGTTGCGGGCTGTCGGTGCGATGGTGGACCTCGATGACCTCCACCAATTCGGGGATGCCCTGTCCTTCTGCGGCAACGAGTTTCAGGATCGGCGCCTTTGTCTCGGCCTTCAGGTCGCGCACGGTCTGATCGGCACCTTCGCGATCCGCCTTGTTGACGACGACGATGTCCGCAACCTCCAGCAGACCGGCTTTCGCCGCCTGAACCGCGTCGCCCGCACCGGGATTGAGGATCACGATCGTCGGGTCGGCGATCGCGGCGATCTCGATTTCGGACTGTCCGACACCGACGGTCTCTAACACAACAAGGTCGTAGGACAATGCGGCGAGCAACCTGATGGCCGCCGGAACCGCCGCGGCCAGCCCGCCGAGGTGGCCGCGTGTTGCCACCGATCGGATGAGGACGTCGGAGTCGTTGATATGCGCGGCCATTCGAATGCGGTCACCCAGCAGCGCTCCCCCGGTGTAGGGCGACGACGGATCGACCGCAAGCACCGCAACCCGCATGTCACGTTCGCGGTACGCGGAGACCAACGCGCCGACCGTCGTCGACTTGCCCGCGCCCGGGGGGCCGGTCACCCCGACGACACGCGGGGCCTGCACCGCGCCGAGTGAATCGAGCACCTCGGCGCGCCGAGGACTTTCGACCAGGCTCAGCAGACGGCCGGCCGCCCGGGTCGACCCGCCGCGCGCCGCTTCGATGAGCTCGTCGATGGACATCGCGTCCACCTTATCCCGGCTGCGACAGATACGAGAATGATATTCTCTGACTGAGAGAGTGTCAGTTGCAAGAAGGGCGGCCGTATGCAGCTCACCGGCAAGGTCGCCTTCGTCGCAGGTGCCAGCCGTGGCATCGGCGCGACTGTTGCCGCGGCGCTGGCCCGGGAGGGGGCCGCGGTCGCGGTCGCAGCGCGTTCCGAGGAACAGGGCAAGGTGCCGGGCACGATTCATGACGTCGCCGAGCGCATCACAACAGCAGGTGGCCGCGCCTTGCCTGTGCAATGCGACGTCACCAGCGAAGAGTCGGTCGAGAATGCGGTGTCCGCAACGGTTTCTGAGTTCGGCGGTATCGACATCCTGGTCGCCAACGCCGGTGTGCTGTGGCTCGGCCCGATCGAGTCAACGCCGCTAAAGCGGTGGCAGTTGTGCCTCAACGTCAACCTCACCGGGGTGTTCCTGGTGACCAAGGCCGTCGTTCCGCATGTGAGAGCGCGCGGCGGCGGCTCACTGATGGCGATCACCACGACCGGCGTCGGCATGATCGACCACGGCGCCAACGCCTACTGGGTTTCGAAAGCCGCGGTGGAGCGGCTGTATCTGGGTCTGGCCTCAGATCTCAAGCCGGACAACATCGCTGTGAATTGTCTGAGCCCGTCGCGGGTCGTGCTCACCGAAGGGTGGCAGGCCGGCGGCGGTGGTGTGGAGATACCGCCGGAGATGGTCGAACCGCCCGAGGCGATGGCCGACGCCGCGGTGCTGCTGGCTCAGCAGGACGCCGGCGGTATCACGGGCACGATCCAGCGCTCCGAAGAACTGATCACTTCGTAGCGCGAGAGCCCACGCTTGCTAGCCGCGAGCGACCGCAAAATGCCGTCGAATAACGGCGTGTTGCGTACAAACACGGTCGCTCGCGGCTGTTGGGGATGATCAGCTACTTGTCCTTGGCGATCAGCCCGTCCACGATCTTGTTGAAGTCGGCGGTCCCGAACGAGACGTACTCGGACAGGTTCGCGTAGTCCAGCGACGCCATCACCGCCTTCTCGAGCTGTATGTTCATCAACCGCTTGGTGCTCTCGAGCGCCTGCTGCGGCAATTCCATGACCTTCTTCGCGCACGCGATCGCCTCGGCCAGCGGGTCTTCGACGACGTGGTTGACCATCCCCAGCTCGAGCGCGCGTGCGGCCTTGATCCGCATCCCGGTGAAGGCAAACTCCTTGGCCTGCAACAGACTTATCTGCGACGGCCACACCAGCGGACCGCCGTCCGCGGCGACCAGTCCGATCGACACATGCGGATCGGCGAAGAACGCGGTCTCTGCCATGTAGACGATGTCCGAGAGGGCCGCCAGGCTGCAGCCCAGCCCGACCGCCGGACCGTTGACAGCGGCGATGACCGGGATGCGACACCGAATCATGCCGATGACGAGATCGCGCCCGTGCTTGATCGTCTTCTGGCGCAGGGCTTCGTCGTTGCGCAACTCGTCCAGATAGTTGAAGTCCCCGCCCGCCGAGAAGGCGCGGCCCGCACCGGTGATCACCGCCGCGCGCGCACCGACATCTTCGTTGAGTTCTTCCCAGATCTTGGCCAGACCCACATGCAGCGGGTCATTGACGGCGTTGAGATCGTCGGGCCGGTTCAGGGTGATGATGCGGAGACCGCCGTCGGTCTTGACATCGATTTCATCTGGCATTCCATACATTTCAGTGCCTTCCGTTCTTCGCGCAGGCGCTCATCACACGCCCAGCCCCAAAATGCGCGACGCGATGATGTTCTTCTGAATCTGTGAGGTTCCGCCCATCACGCTCTGCGCGCGGCTGTACATGTACGCGCCGAACAGTTCGGGATCGCTCGTACCGACGGTGGCCAGCGCCGCATGGCCGACGGACTGCTCGACCCACGTCATCAACAGCTTGTCCAACGACCCCTGCGGCCCGTGGGTGATGCCGTCCAGTTGCTCGGACAACCGCCGACGCACGTGCAGCCTCAGCATCTCCGTCTGCACCCACGCCCACGACAACTCTTCCGGCGTACTACTTTCGGTCCGGGAGGCCAACTGGCGCACCAGCTTCCCGTAGCGGGCGGAGAAGCCCAGGGTCGACGGTTCGCGTTCGTGGCTGACGACGGTCATCGCGAGCTTCCAGCCTTCACCGAGGCTGCCCACCAAGTTCTCGGCGGGCACCCGGGCGCCGTCGAAGGACACCTGACCGAATTCCTTGGTGACGCCGCTGATCATCTTCAATGGCCGCTGCTCCACGCCGGGCTGATGCATCGAGACGACGAACGCGGAGAGTCCACGGTGCTTCGGCACATCCTTGTCGGTGCGCGCCAGTAGCAGACACCAGTCGGCGACGTCGGAGTAGCTCGTCCAGATCTTGTGACCGTGGATAACGTACTCGTCACCGTCGCGGGTGGCCGTGGTGGTCAGCGACGCGAGGTCCGAACCGGCGCCCGGTTCCGAGAAGCCCTGGCACCACCTTTCGGTGCCGTTGATCATGCCGGGCAGGAAGCGCTGCTGCAGTTCCTTGCTCCCGTGATGCCCGAACGCGACGACCAGATACCCGAGGCTGGGGCGCGCCGGGGCTCCGGCCTTCGCGATCTCCTCGTCGACGATGACGTCGTACACCGGGGGCAGGTCCTGACCCCCGTACTCTTTCGGCCAGGACGTGCCGAAGAAGCCCTGCTCGTACAGCGCCTGATGCCAGGCACCCTGCGCGGCCCAGTACTCGTCACCGGATGTCGGGAACTTGCCCTTCTGCTCGGTCAGCCAGCCGCGCAACCGTTCCCGGAACGCCGCCTCCTCCGTCGAATCACGGAAATCCAATGGTCAGCTCCTCCAGCTTGACGGGCCACGTTTCGGTGGCGGCCAGCACGCGCCGTAGATAGATGTGGGCGAGGCACTCCCAGGTGTTACCAATGCCACCATGCACCTGGATCGAGGTCTCGCAGACGGTCAATGCCGCACGCGCGCAGTAGATCTTTGCCACCCGCGCCGCTTCGATGGCTTCGACCGCCGGCAACTCGTCGACCGCCCATGCGGCGTGGCGTAGCACGCTGATCGACCCTTCGATGAGAGCCAGGCTTTCGGCCAGCAGGTGGCCGACGGCCTGGTACGAGCCGATCGTCGCGCCATACTGCTCGCGGACCTTCGCGTATTCGCACGCCAGCGCGTGCGCGCCACGCGCTGCGCCCACGAGGTCGGCGCAGGTGACGGTGAGCGCCAGTGCGCGCCACCGCCCGGCGTCCTCTTCCGACAGCTCGCCGAGCTCGGCGGGTGATTCGACCACTCCGGCAAGGCTTCTCGTCAGATCGACGGATTCCTGTTCGTCGGACCTCGTCGGCACCTGCACACCATGCGCCTTCAGGTCGTCGGCGAGCACCGGTCCCAGGAAGGGGACGTCAACGAGTCCGCGTGCGAACTCCTCGGCGACGATGGCCACCTCGACACCGGATGCGCCGTCCGAGCGCAGGGTACGAAATCCGGTGGCGTCCACCGCCTTCTCCAGGCGCGCGATCCGTGCCCGGTCGTCGAGATCTGCGACCGAGCCCGGCCCCAGATCATCGGCAAGCTTGGCTGCGGCGTCCCGCAGCTGTTGCTGTTCACTAGTCAGACGGACGTCCACAGACGCTCCTTCAACACTCGACGCAACACCTTTCCTGATGGCAACCGGGGAATCTCGTCCACGAAGACGACCTGACTGGGCCGCTTGTACGACGCGAGTCGCTCGGCGACCAGCGCGACCAGCTCATCGGCGTCGACAGAACCCGCCGTCTTGACCGCGGCGACGATCGCCTCTCCATTGGCCGGGTCGGGGACCCCGAACACGGCGCAATCCTCCACCGCAGCATGGCCATGCAGTACCGCCTCGATCTCGGCGGGCGCGACCTGAAAGCCACGAACCTTGATCATTTCCTTGGACCGATCGGTGATTCGCAGCCAACCTTCGGCATCGAGATGGCCGACATCGCCGGTCCGGTACCAGCCGTCCGAAAACGCCCCGGCGGTAGCCGAATCCGGCAGGTACCCGGCCATCGCGGAGCCCGATCGCACCTGGATTTCACCGAGTTCACCCGGCGCCACCGCCTGACCGGAATCCAGTGCCACCACTCGCAGGTCCACACCCGGCACCGCTCGGCCCACGGTATCCAGACGCGCGCCGGTGATGTCGTTGCACGAGATGACCGGCAGTTCGCTCGCGCCGTAGGCGGTCACCCAGCTCACGCCGGTACGGCGGCTGACCGCCTCGGCGATGCTTTCGGTGACCGGTGTGGCGCACCACATCACGTACCGTAGTGACGACAAGTCGTACTTCTCGAGATCGGGATGCGCGGCCAGCGCCAGAGCGATTGGCGCCACGGCCATTTCGATGGTGATCCGATCGGACTCGATGTGCCGCAACATGCTGTCGATATCGAACCGCCGGTGCAGCCGAATCCAGGCGCCCGTCTCGAGCGCCATCACGATGTTGAGGAGCCCCAGGATGTGCGACGGCGGCGTCATGATCTGCATGCGATCCGCCGACGACAAGCCCAGCGCATCGCGCCAGTGCTGCACCGCGACCGCAAACGAAGCATGAGTATGGCGCACCGCCTTGGGCATCCCGGTGGTGCCTGAGCTGAAAACGAACAGCGCATCGCTCTCCGGTGCGGGCGTACCGAAGCGTCGCGACGCGGGCGTGATCGCCTCGTCCAACGACAGCATCGGCATGCACTCGGCAAGCACCGGGTGGTCTCCCACGGCGTGCGCGGGATTGGTCAACGTGAGCGCGTGTTCGACCTCGGTGCGCTTCCAGGCCGGGCTGAGTAGAACGGCCGCAGCGCCCAGCAGCCAGACGGCCCGGAGTGCGACGACGAACTCGGGTCGGTTGGACGACATGACCGCGACCCGGTCACCCGCCCGTACTCCGCGATGCTCGAGAGTCGTGGCCATACCGCAGGCCAGGGCATCGAGTTCGGGCAGCGTGTATTCACGCTCCTCGAAAGCGAGCGCGATCGCCTCACCCACAGCCTGTCCTCACTCGCCGCTACGGCACGATGTGAATCAAGAATCGAGAATAGCGTATCACTAAAAGAGAATGGTATTCTCTAATTCTCAGAACCGATGTGCCAGGAGAGGCTTGATGACGGCAGAACCGGTCCCGGGCTCACCCGACGACGGGCAAGTGACGATCGTGCTCGACCGAAAAACGGCGTCGGTTCGACGGGTCGCCAATGAGACTCTCCTTGAGAGCGCGCGGCGCGCCGGGCTCTCTCCGCCGTTCTCCTGCGAAGCAGGCAACTGCGGCACCTGCATGGGCAAATTGGTCGAGGGTAAGGCCACGATGCGTGTCAACGACGCGCTCGAGGAAGATGAAGTCGAAGACGGATACATACTTACCTGCCAAGCCATTCCGGACACGGATTCGGTCTGTTTCACCTACGACGACTGAGCCGTCGGCGCCTCGGCGTGCTCGTCGAGGCGCGGGGGTGGCCGGTATTCGGGGTGGTACCCGTCGATGTGGATCGGGCTGCGCACCAACTTGAAATCCCCTGCGGTGACCACGACTTCGGGGGTCGCCTCCAGCGCCTCGGGCAGCGTGCGCACCGCGGCGGCCGGTATGCCCAGCGGACGCAGCCTGGCCTCCCACCCAAGAGCGCTGTCGGTTGCGAGCTGGGCGGCGACGACGGCGAGCACCTCCTGGCGGTGCGCCGCCCGCTCGGCCATCGTGGTGAAGCCCTCGATTCCCGCCTCGGTGGCGAACGACTTCCAGAAAGCGTCATGCGTGATGAACAGCGCCAGGTATCCGTCGGCAGTTTCGAATAGCTGCGCTGGAACGTAATACGAGTGCGCCCCATACGGATAGCGTTGTGGCTCGGCGCCGTCGTTGAGGTACGCCGAGGCGCGATAGTTCAACTGGGACAGCATCACGTCGCGCAGCGAGACGTCCACCTGTCCACCGCGCCCCGAGACGATCTGCGCAAGCAGGCCGAGGGCCGCGGCGAGCCCAGTGGAGTTGTCGACCGACGAGTAACCCGGCAGGGTCGGCGGATCGTCGGGATGGCCCGTCATCGCGGCCACGCCTGTCGCCGCCTGGATGACATAGTCGAAGGCTGGGTCGTCGCCGCCGTTCAGCCCGAACCCCGTCAACGCGACACAGACGATTCGGTCGTTGAACGGTCGCAGCGCGTCGTAGGTGAGGCCCAGCCGCTTGATCGCCGACGGCTTCATATTGACCAGCAGCGCATGCGAATTCGCGACGAGGTCACCCAGACGGGCGCGTCCTTCGTCTGACTGCAGATCCAGGCACACACTCTGCTTGTTGCGGTTGAGGCTTGCAAAATAGCTGTCACTGACCTGGCGGGAGATCTCCCCGCCGGGCGGCTCGATCTTGATCACCTCGGCGCCGAGATCAGCCAGCAGCATCGTCGCGTACGGGCCGGCGAGCATGACGCCGACCTCCAGGATGCGGATGCCCGCCAGCGGTGGGCCTCCTGTCATCGCACGGCCTTGGCGAGTTCCGCGATCACCTCACGCGTCCGGTACTTCGAGGCGATCAGCTCATCGCGGTTCTCACCGATGGGCAGCAGGCGAACCGACAGATCGGTCACCCCGGCATCCGCGAACATTTTGAATCGACGCAGAATCTGTTCACTGTCACCGGCGGCGGTCAGGTCGCCCACGTCGCGTGCGTCGCCACGATCCAGAAGCCGCTGATAGTTCGGCGAGGTCTCCGCCTCGGCCAGAATCCGATTCGCGCGGTCCTTGGCGGCGTCGATCTCCGAGTTGGCGCACAAGCACACCGGAATCCCGGCGACGATTCGCGGTGCGGGCCTTCCTGCCTCCGCGGCGGCCTTGTTGATCTTCGGCGCGATGTGCTCGCCGATGGCCTTCTCGTCGGCCATCCACAACACCGTGCCATCCGCGTGCTCCCCCGCGATCTGCAGCATCACCGGTCCAAGCGCGGACACCAGCACCGGCATCGGCGGCTCGGCGGCGAGCACGGTCGGGTTGTGCACGGTGAAGTTGTCGTTCTCGACGTCCACGTCGCCGGGACCCGCGATCGCGGCGTTGAGCACCTCGAGATAATCGCGGGTATACGCGGCCGGCTTCTCATAGGGGATGCCGAGCATGTCGCGCACGATCCAGTGGTGCGACGGCCCGACGCCGAGCGCCAGCCGTCCACCGGTGCCCGCGTGTACCGAAAGCGCCTGGCGCGCCAGGGCGATCGGATGTTGTGCCTGCAACGGTACGACGGCGGTGCCCAGTTCGATGCGGGACGTGCGCGAGCCCATCAGGGCGACCATGGTCAGACAGTCGAAGTCGTTGGGCACCTGGGGCATCCACGCGGTGTCCATGCCTGCGGACTCCGCCCACTCGATGTCCTCGAGGAGCTTTTTGACCTTGCGGGCCATGTCCCCGCGCTCAGCCCCGATCATCACGCCGAGTCTCATTGCCCACCCCGCTTCGCCCGCCCGAGCCTCATAGCCGTCCCGCCTTCTCCGTCAGCGCCCGGACGTCGCGCACCAGCGTGTCCAGCGATGTGCCGGTGGGGAACACCGCGGCGGCGCCGGCGTCGAGCAGTTTTTGCACGTCGGATTCGGGGATCGTGCCCCCCACCACCACGGCGATGTCCCCGGCGTCGGCTGCACGGAGTGCGTCAACGGTGCGAGTAGTCAGTGCTACGTGCGCACCGGAGAGGATCGAAAGGCCCACCAGGGCAACGTCTTCCTGAAGTGCGATGGACACGATGTCCTCGATGCGCTGACGGATCCCGGTGTAGATGACCTCGAAGCCGGCATCGCGCAGTGTGCGCGCCACGATCTTGGCGCCGCGGTCGTGGCCGTCCAGGCCGGGTTTGGCGACCAGCACGCGCGCCGGATTGCCCTGTGCGGGAGCGGATGCCGGGTGGGCTTGGGTGGGAGAGGAATCAGACACTAGAACACCACCGGCTGCTGGAACTCGCCCCACACCGATTTCAGCGTCGACACCATCTCCCCCACTGTGCAATAGACTCCTGCGCAGTCGATCAGCCTGTGCATCAGGTTGTCGTCGCCCTCCGCGCCGCGCGCCAAGGCGGCCAACGCTTCCTTCACGGCGACGTCGTCCCGGTCGGCCTTGACCTTCGCCAGCCGCTTGAGCTGTTTGTCACGACCCTCGGCGTCCAGCTCGTATGTCGCGATCTCCGGCGGCGGCTCGTCGACGACGAACTTGTTGACCCCGACCACCGGCCGCTCCCCGGACTCGACCTCCTGGTGAATCTTGTAGGCCTCGTCGGCGATCAGACCCTGTAGGTAGCCGTCCTCGATGGCGCGCACCATGCCGCCGTGCGCTTCGAGATCGTGCATGATCTCGATGATCTTCTCCTCGGTGGCATCGGTCAGCGCCTCCACGAAATAGGACCCGCCCAGGGGGTCGGCCACCTTCGCGACGCCGGTCTCGTACGCCAGGATCTGCTGGGTCCGCAACGCCAGCGTCGCGGATTCCTCGCTCGGCAACGCGAACGGCTCGTCCCAGGCAGCGGTGAACATCGACTGCACCCCGCCGAGCACCGCGGCCATCGCCTCATAGGCCACCCGGACGAGGTTGTTCTGGGCCTGCGGCGCATACAGGGACGCACCGCCGGCCACGCAGCCGAACCGGAACATCGACGCCTTGTCGCTGCTGGCGCCGTAGCGCTCCCGCACGATCGTGGCCCAGCGGCGGCGGCCGGCCCGGTACTTCGCGATCTCCTCGAAGAAATCGCCGTGGGTGTAGAAGAAGAAGGAGATCTGCGGGGCGAATTTGTCGATGGTCATCCGGCCGCGCTCGACGACGGTGTCGCAATAGGTAACGCCGTCGGCGAGGGTGAACGCCATCTCCTGCACAGCGTTGGCGCCGGCGTCGCGGAAGTGAGCCCCTGCGACCGAGATCGCATTGAAGCGCGGGACCTCGGCGGCACAGAACTCGATC
The sequence above is drawn from the Mycobacterium gallinarum genome and encodes:
- a CDS encoding methylmalonyl-CoA mutase family protein; translated protein: MTPPSDLPVQTPSGIPLEPIYGPADVSGEPPAPGTYPFTRGNFASGYRGKLWTFRQYSGFGTAEESNRRYRYLLDQGGTGLSVALDLPTQCGYDSDDEEYGEEVGRVGVAVDTLADAEILFDGIPLDKISTSFTINGTAAILLAFYVAAAEKKGVPREKLTGTIQNDILKEYASRGTWIWPPEPSLRLIADTIEFCAAEVPRFNAISVAGAHFRDAGANAVQEMAFTLADGVTYCDTVVERGRMTIDKFAPQISFFFYTHGDFFEEIAKYRAGRRRWATIVRERYGASSDKASMFRFGCVAGGASLYAPQAQNNLVRVAYEAMAAVLGGVQSMFTAAWDEPFALPSEESATLALRTQQILAYETGVAKVADPLGGSYFVEALTDATEEKIIEIMHDLEAHGGMVRAIEDGYLQGLIADEAYKIHQEVESGERPVVGVNKFVVDEPPPEIATYELDAEGRDKQLKRLAKVKADRDDVAVKEALAALARGAEGDDNLMHRLIDCAGVYCTVGEMVSTLKSVWGEFQQPVVF